The genomic DNA CGGGAGGAAACGTCGCCCGAGGACGTTGACGGAATGCACAAGGCGGAGGCGATCCTTACGTCGAAAGGCGGCATGACATCACATGCTGCTCTGGTGGCACGAGGCTGGGGCAAGTGCTGTATCGTCGGTTGCGGTGAAATTGAGATCAACCACGATGCGCGAACCTTCAAGGCAGCGGATGGAACGGTCATTAGGGAGGGCGATTGGCTTAGCCTGAATGGTACCAAGGGGCTCGTTTACATCGGAAGTCTGCCTCTCGTCGATATCGATCTTGATAAGAACCAGTCGTATAAAGATCTGATGAAGCTCGTCGACAAGGTCAAGACAATGGGTGTTAGGGCAAATGCCGAAACTCCGGAGGACGCATCGCAGGCTCTAAAATTTGGAGCTGAGGGGAATCGGACTTTTCAGGACCGAGCATATGTTCTATGGCGAAGGCGGTGAACGGCCATTGTTCCTCTTGCGAAAGATGATCGTCAGCAAATCGGAAACCGAACGCCGTAATGCGCTGAATGAGCTATACAAATTTGTAAAGAAAGATGTAAAAGACACTCTCAAGGTGATGAACGGCCGTCCGGTGACCATCCGCCTGCTCGATCCGCCGCTGCATGAATTTGTACCCCACGATAAGGACAAACTGATGGAACTGAGCAAGGTGCTCGACATCAGTATGAGTGTGTTGAAACGAAGGGTGATCGCTCTAGCGGAAAACAACCCTATGCTCGGTCATCGTGGAGTGCGTCTTGGGATCAGCTATCCGGAAATTACGGAGATGCAAGTTCGAGCGATCCTAGAGGCCACGGCAGAATTGGTCAAAGCCGGAAAGAAGGCCTTGCCCGAGATAATGATCCCGGTCACATGTACGTTCAACGAGCTAAAGCATCAGAAAAAGATCGTCGATCAGGTATATCGCGAGGTCTGTGAAAAGCAGAAGCTCAAAAAGATACCTTTCCTCTACGGAACAATGATCGAGACGCCGAGGGCTGCGATCAGGGCTGGGCTAATGGCCGAGGTGGCTGATTTTTTCAGCTACGGAACCAATGATCTGACGCAGATGAGCTTCGGATTTAGCCGCGATGATATTGGCGGGTTTTTGCCGAAATATCTGGATCTCGGAATATTGCCCTACGATCCATTTCAAACTATCGATACCGACGGTATCGGTGAATTGATCCGTATGGGCATCGATCGGGGCCGAGCAGTCAAGCCAAAGCTGAAGGTCGGCATTTGTGGTGAGCACGGCGGTGACGCAGACAGCGTGAAATTCTGTCACAAACTGGGGATGGATTATGTAAGCTGTTCACCGTTTCGCGTGCCGATCGCACGGCTGGCGGCGGCTCAGGCCGCTATCGGATATTGATTTGATCTATTAATATTGATGTGGAAAAAAGCGACTCTTGAAACGAATGAACATTAGACTTGCTGAACGTGAACTCCACACCAAATTTGGAGTGTTTACGGAGATACTCTTTTATGACGGTCAGGCCGAGTCGATCGCTCTGTTGACGGGAGACGTTAGTGATGGCGAAAACATACTATGCCGGGTCCATTCTTCGTGTATCGCGGGTCACGTATTCAACAGTGTTGAGTGCGAATGTGCAAACGAGATGGCTGCCGCTCAATCAGCGATCCAGAAGGCAGGACGCGGCGTTATCATTTACCTCGATCAGGAAGGGAAAGGCAACGGGCACTTGGCGCTGATGAAGAGTATCCAACATAAGAAAGCCGGCCATTCGCAGGGCGAGGCCTACGAGCTGGCTGGCTACGAGGCAGATGCGC from Acidobacteriota bacterium includes the following:
- a CDS encoding GTP cyclohydrolase encodes the protein MNIRLAERELHTKFGVFTEILFYDGQAESIALLTGDVSDGENILCRVHSSCIAGHVFNSVECECANEMAAAQSAIQKAGRGVIIYLDQEGKGNGHLALMKSIQHKKAGHSQGEAYELAGYEADARSFRPAAEILSDLGIRSVVLITNNPEKAEDLRRFSITVSETKEMTI